The Lasioglossum baleicum chromosome 18, iyLasBale1, whole genome shotgun sequence genomic sequence gtcttatgaaggataattttataattgctgTAAATTTTTGGAAATGATATGTGCATTAATTTCTAATTGACTATTGTTTATAGTTATAACATAATCATTtagtaaaatattagaaaaaattcataataatttacacAAAATACTGTGATAATCTTTACCACAAATGCATCTATCTAAAAATGCTAAATGATGTATATCtgattgtatactaatatgttaatTTACATAAAATGTGTTTATGTGATTTTCAGATTTCAGAAAATCTGATTCCAAATTAGGAACATGTGAGTAAATACAATTGTTATATCTTCTGTAGTAGTGGAAAGACTACCCCTTTGTAAATGATCaaatatacattatttacaattgTACCTTTATCCTCCACAATTAATAATTTACATATATTAAAATCTAATTTTTTTGTAACAGAATGGAACCCATAACTGGATATATAAATCTTAATGGAATCATCAACAATACAAGTGGATAAATAATCACTGAAAAACTGCTGACATCAACAGAAAGATTATGAAGATCATTACTATCATCATCGGAATTCATGAAATAATAAGTCATTACCTTCttgaaaaacttgtaatttcGTGTCACAACTAATCACAATCTGTGTTTTAAGTACCAAGAAATCAAAAGTATCACTACATAtaagcatgcaaaaataaatttttgaatttgttgttttaaTACTCCAATGGTTCGAAATTACAAgcttttctttataattgtttattaaatttcaaaaaccATTAATTATTTAGATCAGAATCAATAAACTATATAACTAAATTTTCATGCTTTTCAATTATTCTTTCCCTGCGCTCTACAGGATCTTTTCTTTATGGTACCATACATTTTGATAGTGAATTGGAAAAAAATGGAAGGTATTGTATTTTCCATAATAAGTCTTGGACATCTGAACAAAACATTCTCCAGTACACCGTTAGGAGATGGAATATTCTGATACCTTTGGATATCAGTTTCTGCAAAATGCAGACTACAAACTGCAGAATATTATGTTGGTGTCCAATTTTTACGGGAAATAGTAGCCATCCATATTTTTCCGCAATTGCTCATTTTTGGGgaatttaaatatagaaatataattattttctttcagcgTACTATTATACTTTCCCTTACAATTGGGGACATAACAACGCCGTGGCATTATTAACTAATAAATATAGTATAAAACTTGTGAAAAGTACTATGTAaaacatattttctaaaaactctgtatgtatataatacatatgattTCGTAAAAATTTAGATGTgatattatgaaaatgttattaaTACTAAATTGAAATGTATTGAAAAAACAATACATTCTATTAAGTAAATGTGCTACACACATCAGCCAATGATCGCGTGATCGGCGAAGTACGAGTAgggggattagccaatgaacgagttccgttcATAGTGAGATGCGCAGTAGAGTCTTGTCGGCTAGtaagtacattcttatttggacTCAAGTATAGAGTAGGCTGTGCTCGTATCCATAGTATATATATCAGTGGTATCTGATGGTACGCTTTGTAGAGGTCTAGCGCCGTAAATATAATTTTGCCATGTAAGTTGGCAGGAAAGTCTTGAAGGTGAGGCACAGGGTATCTATCGTCCCCGGTTACGCTGTTTAAGCGACGATAACTGATGGGCTGCTAGAAGGACTGTAGACAACGGCATCGACAAGATGTTTGAACTAAGCCTTCGCGGCTTTTAGCTTGCCTGCTGTGAGACGTCGAGCGCACTCGGCAACGGGTGGGCTGGTGGTGGAAATGTAATGGAACACATCGCGCGATTCGAGAGGTGTTGGTTGCTCAAGTCCGATGACTTGAGGGAAACGAGCCAAAATATGCGCGTACTTGGACGACGGTTCAAGGACGTTCACGGACGAGGGGGTACGATCGGCGATATCGGCAGCGATATAAATCCTTGTTGTGGATTCATTGACTGAGGCCATAGTGCGTAAGCAAGTCGGCTCCTATTATGGGATACGGGACTGCTGCTACGCAAAAATTCCACTCGAGTGGGCGACGCAATCCCAAATCGAGGATCACACGAAGTTCACCGTAGGTATTAATACATGTGTCGTTCGCAGCGAACAGCTTGAACTAGCTGGGAGCGGTACGCGATTCCGCGGAAACCGGCAGCAGCGACAGATCGGTGCCTGATTTACGATCGCGAACATGGAGACGTTTAGAGGACGCTTCACACTCTCCAACAGTCTCCGAGGGTAAGGGTGGTTTTAGTTTCCCGGCGCTCGCCGAAGGCCGGACCACGCACAGGGTTTGATACAACGGATTGCACGCTCGCCGTATTTTGCGTGAATCCTACAGAATCCCGATGGATCGCGACTTCGGGAATGTCTCCGTGATCGCGAACCGTCAGCGCTTTGGCTAAAATTTCGTTGACGCGATCGCGAAGCACGCTTGTTGGACGCCTTGAGACTCGCTACTTCACGCGTGAGCTGATCGATCTGCTCTTGTATGGAGCTGGATCTCGTTGTCGCGGCAGCACCTGCATGGACGGCAGCGGAATTGATCGTTTCGAAGATTTTATCGGCCAGAAGGGCCAGTTCCTGAAGGTCATCGGATGTAGACGCGGCCAGGATTGCGCGACATTGCTCCGCCATCAAATCAAGAAAAATAGATCGCAGCACGGACTCCGGGTACACGCCGTTATTCAAACTACGCATGATTGCGAGAGTATCCGAAGGTTTCCCGTGCGACGCGACCAGTCCCTTCAATAATTGACGCAGATCCGATTCCGTGAAGAACATCGCCATAATGCGCTCCTTAATACGAGTGTACGGTGCGACGGGGTCGGGTGTTATAATCAGGTCGGAAATGACCACCGCGGTTTCCGAATCGAGACCGGCTATTAACGCGTCAGCCATTGCTGTCTGGCTCGTGATGCGAGCATTTCTAAAAGTTGCCTCTACCTGTCCGAACCAGATTTTGGGTTCGCGTTTGAAAAATACCGGCAACTTTGGCGCGCGATAACTATCTGTACTGCTGGAAGACGCAGCTTCCCGGTGGGCCGCCAGTTTGGCCTCTAACTGCGCGATTCTTTCGTCTATCGAGGGGAGCGACATGATTTCTGCTAATCATTAaaacacgcgaaacactgaAGCACTTAAAAATAAAAGGTCACCGCTTATGGCTTCCACGTGGCGTCAGCAATGGCGTTGATGGTTGTCTCCACTCGGCGGTTACAACGGCGGCAGCAATGGCGGTGATGATGCGACTCGCGCGGTGCCGGAAACGCCGGTGACGATGGATTCTCTCCGGATCAACTGCAACGTGCAGCGAGCGGCCTGCTCGCCGCCTGCAAACAGCAAACGTTGAATGCAGTGAACGGATTGCTCGCCGGCAGGAATTTCTTCTTATGTCGTGGAATTCGGGGCCGGCCGAATTTCAGCAGGAACTTCCGGCCACGTGCAGTCAAATTTTTCTTGTAGAAAAATACGTCGTGGCTGTAGAAAAGCAGCAGGTAGGATGTCAAAAATCACGAGCGTCCCGGACCTCGTGTCCTCTTCGGATTCAAAACGACAATCAACGACGGAAGCTATACATACGTATGTGCATGTGTAACGCTTAGCAACTGCGCACTGCGCCCAACTGCGCCTGACTGCGCCTAGGAGCTGATTGGAGCTGATCCAGAATCCAGAATCCAGGGTGATCCAGGGCCTGGatcagtgttccgattgaaccaaccgtaactcgcgcatgcgcggccaagacagtagcgtatctacaatgacgcagccgAGCGGCCAGGGTCCTGatgccttgaggcagttatattggcgggaatgtaccagtgTTATTAGCGagacgactgatggacgagagacgtgacgctgaacgttaatattttattatacaatggcaGTTAATAGTGAAGAAAGACTTTTTAAAAGTCTGTGGGGTGCTCAAGCTatccgatttcatcgaaatagttacgttactgaggctgaaattgccacGCATGCACGAGTTACGGttggttcaatcggaacactggcCTGGATTCCAGCACAACTCACGATGGTAAGCAACAGCTGAATTCTCGTTCCGTGCGCAATCCATTTTGTGTCCAATTCTACATGTGCGCAATTCGTATTCTGTAGTGTGCAATCACGCTGTGCGCCAAACAGCCGTGTGCGCAAAAGAGCTGTGTCCAAACACCGACGACACCGATGAGATATAGATATTcgtatatctcgtcggtggtccaTGTTTAGCGTGCGCCATCTCGTCGTGCGTGATCGTATTGTGCGCCATCGAAGGCCTctctatattatatatatatatcagtggTTTTATGTCTCATCCACTAATCTCACAATTTTAATTCGTAGAATTCCCTTTAGGTGCGTGTCACTCGCAGCCTCGCAGGACTATTTTCACCCAACATTAGTTTTCTTCTATAAATATTGATCTAAGTTTTATTTCAGTTCTGGGTAGGACAGGAACCAGTAGGAACTCAAGTGGAACTCAGTCCAATTCAGTCATGTTTGCTGCAGTTTGATTGTGAATAAACAATTGACGAGGTTAAGAAATGGAAGTGACACGATTGAGTGAGTAATCGGATAAATCAGTGCAATACAATTCATACTCTTAACCCTTTCAGCCATAGCTTCACAATGTGCTAATACCCTGTCTTTCTGTGATCAATTTCTGCGAAGTTTTGTCCatatatttgtcttttttcgTTTAAATATGTAACAAGTtcaataacaaatataaaaataaatactataCTGTCTATTCCACGTGTTTCATGAATCCTGtttccttcaattttcaaataacTTCATCTTCTTTGACTTATTATGAATTCTTATTTCTGAGAGTTCTAATTACAAAACAACTATCTTTACGAATTCATTTCATATAAATGTATtataacgtatattttaaagatacttatttatttacttctATAGAGAAATAagtttttatgttattttcatttcCTTTAAGGTTATGATCGTGTCATTGTGAATATTTGTAAATATCTGtttgtttatttaaagattATTCTTGAAAGCCtaattatttttatgaaaaatttcgTATATAATTTGGTTACAATATATTTAAATGAATACCTATTTAATAGTTTAGGAACGTGTGTTTTACGTTCTACTTTCATGTCGTTTTAGGTTATGGTCGTCACAACATAAACAAACATGtaaaacaattattaaaaacagTTATTACAATGAACAAAGTGATTATATTGGATTCATGAATACTTATAGGCACTATATTATTGTCCAAGGCAGGTTGTGATAATtgttaataaacattttttcaccGGAAGAGGTTATGGACAGTTTTTTCTtgatgtatatgtaaataaatagtaaatagtttgTCACAATGTCTTCATTCAAATTTTCTATACCTATTGTAAAATCTTGTTCAGATTTTCAGGAGGTCCTCTCAGAATTGGACGATGTCATAAAAGATGCATCGTTTCTTGCAATAGACGGGGAATTCACAGGACTTAATTCGGGTCCTGACGCTGGTGCCTTCGATGTACCTGCACAGTATTATGCAAAATTACGGGCAGGTTCAATGGATTTCCTTCTTGTACAATTTGGCCTGTCTGTTTTTACATTTGATACAGATACACGCAAGTATGTTGtgctttattttaatttttcttttgtcGACTAAATATAGTATTATTATGACTATGTTGCGTTATCTATTACTATTCAGATGCAATATTTCTTTAAAGGTACAGTCAACGATCATATAACTTCTATATTTTCCCACGGCCTCTGAATCTCACAGCTCCGGACTCAAGGTTCATGTGTCAAGCATCTTCTATAGCATTTCTGTCTGCTCAAGACTTTGACTTCAACAAATTATTCAAACTGGGCATTCCTTATCTGACAACGAGTGATGAGGAGAAGTTAGTGAAGCGGCTAGAAGAGAGGCAGAAAGCAAGAGATGAAGTTCCAGAGTTGATTTCCATTTCGGACGAAGATAAACCTCAGATCACAGAAATTTGGTGAACCGATCAGCAGCATTGTTTACTCTGTTTTTGGAATGATGTTTAACTGTGAATTATTCCAGCTCGAGAATAGACAAGTTCATAGCTTCTGATGCAGAAGAACTGACGATAGACAAGTGCAATGCATATATAAGGAAGTTAATACATCAAGAAGTGAGAGTGAGATGGCCAAACAAACTGAGAGTGGAGAATAGAATGGGCTGTTTGGGGCACAGTCTCTTAATACAAAGATCAGGGACTAAGAAAGAAGAGGAGCAGAAGGAGGTAGAGAGGAGAGACACGGAAAAGTTGGAGATCAAGGAAGCTGTTGGCTTGAGTGCGCTCATGAAGAAAATTGCTGACTCTGTACGTTGATTGCTGAGCATTTAGTTAATCAAAATAATGATGTACTCTTTCTTCTAGGGGAAATTGATAGTTGGGCATAATATGCTATTAGACATCTGTCATATTGTGCACAAGTTCTTTGGACCATTACCAGAAAGTTACTTGGAATTTAAGTCTCTCGTACATAGCTTGTTTCCTAGGTAACGTTTGAAAACATTAACACGTTAATTATCAAACGAGTAATTAATAATCGTACAATTTCTTATGTTAGGATTTTAGACACAAAAGTGCTTTGTCAGTCGCAGCAGTTTAAAGAGAGCGTATCATCGTCGAATTTGAATGTATTACTGGAAAGAGTTAGCAAATCTCCATTTGAAATTCCGGAAATAGAATCTATCGAGGGTAGAAGTTATTCCACATTGGCTGAGAAATGTCATGAAGCTGGTTACGATGCTTATATCACTGGAATATGCTTTATTGCATTGTGTAATTACCTAGGTTAGTAATTATAGTTTCAGGAAGtactgtaaacattttttttgtgtatacaGTGAATGAACTCGTTGCAGGTCGTTTACAGAAACCGGAAGTGCCCATAGTTCTTGCAGATTCACCTCTTCTCAATCCATTTTTGGACAAGTGAGTTTCATTTTGCAAAATGATTATCGATTGGGCAATGTTACTTCTACTCACAGTGTGCAATTTTGTTCTAGGCTTCTTATAGCAAGGTTAAAAGACTATCCTTATGTCAGCTTAATAGGAAAAGATCGTAAGTCTCTTTTACATAATTCCCTCTGCTTTCAAATTAAATGCATTGCCAATTTGTTAATAATGTTAAATTTCCCTTGCCTGTAGCAAATCCTAGCAGAGATCACGTATTCCATTTAACATTCCCAAAGGAGTGGAAGTATGGTGACATTTCACAACTGTTTAGCCCTTTTGGTAAGCTGTATTTTTAATATGGTTATCGCAGAGTATCTTCTTATTTTTCAAGAGATCAATATTATATTTCTTCTTTTCATTTACTCAATCCTCATACGTTCCTCAAGGTAAAATTTCACCCGTTCTCTTTTTTTAGTGAAAGCTTTAGCGTCTTTTATGCAATTGTAGAAGCGTATGAGGACGTAATATGCAACGAATATAACGTAcctataaaatatattcttatTTCTGCTACAGGTGGTGTGTACGTGTCATGGTTGTCTGATACGACCGCATACGTAGCATTGAATCGTCGAGAGCAGCACAAATCGGCGGTGAAAAGTCTATATAAAAAAGCTGGATTATACAAAATACAGAAGTATGCTGAGCACCAGGCATCGTTGGAGAACGTCGACAGGGCAgaacgtaaaagaaaattatcTTCCACCGAGTGAGTCCTTCTTATATTTTTACACTTCCAACAAGCACAGATTCAAAGTGTACAGACTCAAAAACAGTTACACTGCTGATGTACCGTTTAATACCTTATTGAGATCGAACGTTTCATGGGAAGTGCCAACCACCTACCTTCAAAAAGAGCGTAGTTATAGGAAAAAATCGGATTTTTGGTTCTTGGCCCATTTTCAATGCCTAATTAAAGTTAAACGAACTGCAAAAAAATCTATTGAAATGCATTCCAGacaattttctccattttttaaattgaacaccttgaaaaaaataaaaaattttcatctTACAACTAAGATTTCCaactaaaaaattggaaaaaatcttcattttcttcaaaatcttaaaattaataacaataaaaatcgtttgtATTAGGTCGTTGAATTCTGATATTTTCCTATAACCTTCCGATGAAGATAAAGATTTGAAACatctttattttgaataatttttgaCCCCTCTATACGATTACAGTCTCTGCAGTAGCTCGAAGAGAAGGATAGAAGTGTCTAGCATGATCATGTGATGGAAGAGGGGCGGCGTTTCATACTGCGGACGGTTTCTTAGGGTTTCCTGTACACGGGGGATTTGCATAGGGTCGTAGAGCTTATTTTGAATTAATGCTTGTGACATTGGTTACACGCGTGGCTCGCCTCTTCCGTCTCGCCTCTCGTCTGCGATTTTTCTTCGTCCGCCAGCAGGGTCGCCAGTAAATCAGAGTCCGCGCCGCTGTTGGCGAGACCGTATTTGCCGATCGGTTCAAACGGATATCGATAAACCAATCGACGCGCATTGAGAAATGATTTCTGAACGTTGATTAATGGACCCAACGGGCTCCTGAATGGCCCGCGGAAAAAATAGATTCCGTTAGACACGATCTCCTGGGGATGCGGCTGAAATACACGCCGATCGCAACTTCCgtaattgtacagggtgttcggtCTTAATCTTTAAATGAAAATTACTCGAATACTATATGCTGTACTAAAAAATAGTTTAGATAAAAAGTGAGTGTGGTTTCGAGGGTGCCATTATcaccttcagcgagattgttcAGGTTAATGCTCCTGGTCAAAGTTAGGAACAAGAAAATTTATGTTGCAGGAGAAATAGAAACGTGAGATGGGAAGCGTTTTTATTTCGAGTGGAAAGTATTCTGCCAGTGATGGCTGTCCCACGTGTTCGTTCTAACTGATTCATACGCGCGCATTTGCATTTCGGACGCGTCCCCGTCGAGCGACACGACACGTTATTCGAGGCACGTTGCATTATTCTAATCAAGAGCCTAATACCGGCACGCTTTTCGTTTTATTCGCATGTGGCCAGTGCGGCTCGTTTGTACCCGTAATGAGCGCGATTGGGCGCGCCTGTATGTCGCCGGACACGGGGTATGGACGGCCTCGAACCGTCCATGTGCTCAAACAAATGACCCGTTTCACTATTCCCGACTAAGAAACTCCTCCCATTGGTCACTTCAAATGTATTGAACATTTTGACTTACTTTTTACTTACCGACCACAGAATTGTTTGCAATTCTTTCTTCGTACAAATTTCAAAacgaaattatttatatttttattataatctaTTAAGTTAGCAGTAAGTTTGCTAAATATCTACCCAATTTGAAAAGTCGTTTTGTAGCTCATTCCATTTCAATAAACCTTGGTGACTTTGAAATCTCCGCAACGTCTTgatctacaaaaaaaaaaatgattgtatTACTACGTCTCCTCCTCTATACCATGTAAGTTTTGTCTACATCATTTTTTCATACAAATAACGGAGATGTTCAAGGTGGATATAGTTATTgctccaccctgtataagaatctgtaaataaaattccacagatcTCCGAAGAGATAAAACGGTTGAATTTAGATTTTTTCGGTTTTCGAGCAACGCGAGCGAGCTTTATGATTTGCCAGGGTACATAATGAACACGCCATGGCACGCGTGTATCCGTTACGGGGGCCTCGCGTGTGCGTGTTCACGGTGCCCCATACGCCCCATAAGCATATATCACTTGGCCGTACCAATACATCATTCGGCGAACGCGCGCCAACACCATCGCGGAGTGCTTCTGTGTCGCATGTGACTTTTATCTGAAGCTGTGTGTTGTGTACTTGCTGCACCACCCTCCCTGCCCCTCCCACCGTTCCTCCCCCATGCGCATAAAGTGCACAAAGCTTCTTTATTCCTTTCGAGCGGAGCTTTCGTGTCACGCGGAAACTCCTCGCGCGGAGCAGTAATTTATCGGCGATACTCGCTCGCGTGCAGTCATTCACGGTGAAAATCCTACGGGACGGATCCAGAGAGTGTTGACTCGGTTCGAGGATAACGATTTTTCCCGGACGTGTTGTTTATGCTCCTCGGGAGGATGGTTTAGTATTGCTTCGGATCCCGAAAGTATTTGTGTCTTCTGCCAGAGGACGCTCGGAAATCaccagtttttaattttttttttgaactaTGTACCCCACTTTATAAAATCGAAAGAATTATATGTTAATTCTACAGGAAATCGGCATttcgaaattctttttatttctcaAAATTCGGTCTCAAGGTTAAATATTCCGAAAAAATTCATAGATGTGCATTCTACTAGCTGCAACATActtgatttttttcagaattttcaattggaGAGAATAAGAGAAAAACTTGATTTTCTTCGTCATCCCATTAC encodes the following:
- the LOC143217888 gene encoding uncharacterized protein LOC143217888 encodes the protein MSLPSIDERIAQLEAKLAAHREAASSSSTDSYRAPKLPVFFKREPKIWFGQVEATFRNARITSQTAMADALIAGLDSETAVVISDLIITPDPVAPYTRIKERIMAMFFTESDLRQLLKGLVASHGKPSDTLAIMRSLNNGVYPESVLRSIFLDLMAEQCRAILAASTSDDLQELALLADKIFETINSAAVHAGAAATTRSSSIQEQIDQLTREVASLKASNKRASRSRQRNFSQSADGSRSRRHSRSRDPSGFCRIHAKYGERAIRCIKPCAWSGLRRAPGN
- the LOC143217885 gene encoding poly(A)-specific ribonuclease PARN isoform X1, whose product is MEVTRLNFQEVLSELDDVIKDASFLAIDGEFTGLNSGPDAGAFDVPAQYYAKLRAGSMDFLLVQFGLSVFTFDTDTRKYSQRSYNFYIFPRPLNLTAPDSRFMCQASSIAFLSAQDFDFNKLFKLGIPYLTTSDEEKLVKRLEERQKARDEVPELISISDEDKPQITEICSRIDKFIASDAEELTIDKCNAYIRKLIHQEVRVRWPNKLRVENRMGCLGHSLLIQRSGTKKEEEQKEVERRDTEKLEIKEAVGLSALMKKIADSGKLIVGHNMLLDICHIVHKFFGPLPESYLEFKSLVHSLFPRILDTKVLCQSQQFKESVSSSNLNVLLERVSKSPFEIPEIESIEGRSYSTLAEKCHEAGYDAYITGICFIALCNYLGRLQKPEVPIVLADSPLLNPFLDKLLIARLKDYPYVSLIGKDPNPSRDHVFHLTFPKEWKYGDISQLFSPFGGVYVSWLSDTTAYVALNRREQHKSAVKSLYKKAGLYKIQKYAEHQASLENVDRAERKRKLSSTEPIARKPEENSVPKTGGKATEADDGWEVARGNEFTLSADTIIPCEYLERLKAIVMKTRGDDHEAIQSLFSQINLNQQVDAKSNRSNHDNRKKLDSKDTVNSKNSKNLKKKRGSNSNNLDQRTDSSVDTKSKPTGSPKAMNSVKDVSPALLTNQNAKKNSKKLAKMKVADPSKQQDKAEPVTEQREDCSNGYKSKQSDKNSENYVKSVNVVDKNPNVFIVFATILIFLYYILIIRT
- the LOC143217885 gene encoding poly(A)-specific ribonuclease PARN isoform X2, giving the protein MEVTRLNFQEVLSELDDVIKDASFLAIDGEFTGLNSGPDAGAFDVPAQYYAKLRAGSMDFLLVQFGLSVFTFDTDTRKYSQRSYNFYIFPRPLNLTAPDSRFMCQASSIAFLSAQDFDFNKLFKLGIPYLTTSDEEKLVKRLEERQKARDEVPELISISDEDKPQITEICSRIDKFIASDAEELTIDKCNAYIRKLIHQEVRVRWPNKLRVENRMGCLGHSLLIQRSGTKKEEEQKEVERRDTEKLEIKEAVGLSALMKKIADSGKLIVGHNMLLDICHIVHKFFGPLPESYLEFKSLVHSLFPRILDTKVLCQSQQFKESVSSSNLNVLLERVSKSPFEIPEIESIEGRSYSTLAEKCHEAGYDAYITGICFIALCNYLGRLQKPEVPIVLADSPLLNPFLDKLLIARLKDYPYVSLIGKDPNPSRDHVFHLTFPKEWKYGDISQLFSPFGGVYVSWLSDTTAYVALNRREQHKSAVKSLYKKAGLYKIQKYAEHQASLENVDRAERKRKLSSTEPIARKPEENSVPKTGGKATEADDGWEVARGKRRQKRKDPVDVDNGHDRAKKRPFTEAIWD